In the genome of Chryseobacterium oryzae, one region contains:
- a CDS encoding DinB family protein → MNDFEKYVQRYLNLISSDNWIEEFTECGKKTVEIFSDISEEQSLFAYDTGKWNLKELLLHLSDTERVFQYRILAIARGDQNELPGFDENSYANNSFANERSLQSLIEEYKLIRNSSEILLKSARSSALQNVGNANGNRISAETIGKLIVGHNIHHLNIISERYLPLL, encoded by the coding sequence ATGAATGATTTTGAAAAATATGTTCAGAGGTATTTAAATTTAATTTCGTCTGACAACTGGATAGAAGAATTTACGGAATGTGGTAAAAAAACTGTGGAAATCTTTTCTGATATTTCCGAAGAGCAATCTCTTTTTGCTTATGATACAGGAAAATGGAATTTAAAGGAACTGCTTTTACATCTTTCGGATACTGAAAGAGTTTTTCAGTACAGAATTCTCGCGATTGCAAGAGGAGATCAAAATGAGCTACCCGGTTTTGATGAAAACAGCTATGCCAACAATTCTTTTGCTAACGAAAGGTCTTTACAAAGTCTAATTGAAGAGTATAAATTGATTAGAAATTCATCTGAAATTCTTTTAAAAAGTGCCCGTTCTTCAGCTTTACAAAATGTGGGAAATGCCAACGGAAACAGAATATCTGCGGAAACAATAGGGAAGCTTATTGTTGGACATAATATTCATCATCTCAATATTATTTCAGAAAGGTATTTACCTCTCTTATAA
- a CDS encoding cystathionine gamma-synthase, producing the protein MNFNTKVIHGGQHHESATGSVNVPVFLTSTFAQKSPGVHSGYEYSRAANPTRQALEDSLASIENGARGLAFGSGLAAIDCVLKLLNPGDEVIAVDDLYGGTYRMFTRLFEKYQLKFTFVNFDDASKINDVITEKTKLIWIETPTNPLMKLVDIKAVVDIAKGKNILVAVDNTFATPYLQRPIDLGADIVMHSATKYLGGHSDVIAGALVAKDEELGEKLHFIQFASGGILGPHDSYLVLRGIKTLALRVQRHSENGMAVAKYLESHPSVAQVIYPGLESHPQYELAKTQMKDFGGMVSFTFKSGKKEDAIKFLEKLKVFTLAESLGGVESLANHPALMTHASIPAEKRAELGITDDLVRLSVGIEDAEDLIADLERAFS; encoded by the coding sequence ATGAATTTTAATACAAAAGTTATACACGGAGGGCAACACCACGAATCTGCAACAGGATCCGTAAATGTTCCCGTTTTTTTAACATCCACATTTGCGCAAAAATCTCCCGGAGTACATTCCGGATACGAATATTCGAGAGCAGCAAATCCTACAAGACAGGCATTAGAAGACTCTTTGGCAAGCATCGAAAATGGTGCAAGAGGTTTGGCTTTCGGCTCTGGGTTGGCTGCGATAGACTGTGTTTTGAAATTGCTAAATCCGGGCGATGAGGTAATTGCGGTAGACGATTTGTATGGCGGAACTTACAGAATGTTTACCAGACTTTTCGAAAAATATCAGTTAAAATTTACCTTTGTTAATTTTGATGATGCTTCAAAAATAAATGATGTTATTACCGAGAAAACTAAGTTAATCTGGATTGAAACTCCAACCAATCCTCTTATGAAGTTGGTAGATATAAAAGCGGTTGTAGATATTGCCAAAGGAAAAAATATTCTGGTTGCAGTAGATAATACATTTGCAACGCCGTATTTGCAACGTCCAATAGATTTGGGAGCAGATATCGTAATGCATTCAGCTACAAAATATTTAGGAGGACATTCGGATGTTATTGCAGGTGCTTTAGTAGCAAAAGATGAAGAACTAGGGGAGAAACTTCATTTTATTCAGTTTGCCAGTGGTGGTATTTTAGGACCACACGATTCTTATTTGGTATTGAGAGGAATTAAAACATTGGCATTACGGGTTCAGAGACATTCTGAAAACGGAATGGCTGTGGCAAAATATTTAGAATCTCATCCTTCAGTTGCACAGGTTATTTATCCGGGATTAGAATCTCATCCTCAATACGAATTGGCAAAAACTCAGATGAAAGATTTTGGAGGAATGGTTTCTTTCACATTTAAGTCCGGGAAAAAAGAAGATGCCATTAAGTTTTTAGAAAAATTGAAAGTTTTTACTTTGGCAGAATCTTTAGGTGGAGTAGAATCGTTGGCAAATCATCCCGCTTTAATGACTCACGCTTCCATTCCTGCCGAAAAACGTGCAGAATTAGGAATTACAGATGACTTGGTTCGCCTAAGTGTTGGGATTGAAGATGCAGAAGATCTTATTGCAGATTTAGAAAGAGCTTTTTCTTAA
- a CDS encoding T9SS type A sorting domain-containing protein produces MRKLYFLTIMAFLCSGLLKAQFGSCANARPITNGFTEANITTAGTGTAPESWVTNFSSQCLTTTGGQYFGSVFTSTGGDYLFSYTSGNVPGESVSITIQTHTPYQGVAMFTNCTGTSIDGCLAFKYNSSAGTATLTTANLAANQTIYIAVGIWASPNNLNFSVTDFTVTPPSLSVNESDLKSSTNVYPNPVNDVLNISNLKEKTKVFIVDMNGKVVKSEIVSTEGKIDVSHLVSGVYMVNIGTRKEGKSYKIIKK; encoded by the coding sequence ATGAGAAAACTTTACTTTTTAACAATTATGGCTTTTTTGTGCTCAGGTTTATTAAAGGCACAATTTGGAAGTTGTGCGAATGCTCGTCCTATCACAAACGGATTTACTGAGGCTAATATTACAACAGCCGGAACAGGTACCGCACCAGAATCTTGGGTTACTAACTTCAGTAGCCAATGTCTTACAACAACTGGAGGACAATATTTTGGAAGTGTATTTACTTCTACAGGGGGAGATTATCTCTTTTCTTATACCTCAGGAAATGTTCCGGGCGAATCAGTTTCTATAACAATTCAAACTCATACTCCATATCAAGGAGTTGCAATGTTTACCAATTGTACAGGAACTTCAATAGATGGATGTTTGGCATTCAAGTATAACTCTTCGGCAGGAACAGCGACATTAACAACAGCTAATTTGGCAGCCAATCAGACTATTTACATTGCGGTAGGAATTTGGGCATCACCTAATAATTTGAACTTTTCTGTAACTGATTTTACAGTAACACCTCCTTCTCTATCTGTAAACGAGAGCGATCTTAAATCTTCTACAAATGTATATCCTAACCCTGTTAACGACGTTCTGAATATTTCGAATTTGAAAGAAAAAACAAAGGTATTTATTGTCGACATGAATGGTAAAGTGGTAAAAAGCGAAATTGTTTCTACAGAAGGAAAAATAGATGTTTCTCATTTGGTTTCCGGTGTCTATATGGTAAATATCGGTACAAGAAAAGAAGGAAAGTCTTATAAGATTATTAAAAAATAA
- the gldC gene encoding gliding motility protein GldC, whose amino-acid sequence MRKTQITIDVELDENHIPENITWNAQDGGVEKEETKATMISVWDDKTMEALRIDLWTKDMPVDQMKMFIHQILVSLGNTYQRATGEDDVAEWIEQIAEEFAIKSAIKM is encoded by the coding sequence ATGAGAAAAACTCAGATAACGATAGATGTAGAGCTGGACGAAAATCACATTCCGGAAAACATCACTTGGAATGCACAGGACGGAGGCGTTGAAAAGGAAGAAACAAAAGCAACGATGATCTCCGTGTGGGACGACAAAACAATGGAAGCTCTAAGAATTGATTTATGGACAAAAGATATGCCTGTAGACCAAATGAAAATGTTTATTCATCAGATTTTGGTATCCCTAGGAAATACTTACCAGAGAGCAACCGGTGAAGATGATGTTGCAGAATGGATTGAGCAGATTGCAGAAGAATTTGCCATAAAATCAGCAATAAAAATGTAG
- the gldB gene encoding gliding motility lipoprotein GldB, which yields MKIFKIAIISAALVFSLNSCKKEEEAQWKVEIKNPAEKVQITDLSKMFYDPNIPLEKFKAQFPWFQGTVSDADFAKNKVNADEIKIYKEAASKIDQAKLEKDLQDLFSHIKYYFPDFKNPKVFLFSSSLQMIQNPILYDEKTNFLFIDISGFMGYKNPNYKGLEEYFQKSMNPNNIIPKVSKVFIEKIVPFSPDHQKFVDLLVYNGKMMILQDAFLPDLPNYLKMDYDQKQYNWAVTNEANIYNYFVENNLIFGDDHRLVDRFINPGPFSKFYTEIDNESSPMVGVYTGWQICKEFLKKNPEIKLTDFLKMDATDIFNKAGYKPKLDK from the coding sequence ATGAAGATTTTTAAAATTGCTATTATATCTGCGGCATTAGTATTTAGTTTGAATTCCTGTAAAAAGGAAGAGGAAGCACAATGGAAAGTAGAGATCAAAAATCCTGCTGAAAAAGTGCAGATTACGGATCTTTCTAAAATGTTTTATGATCCTAATATTCCGCTGGAGAAATTTAAAGCTCAGTTTCCTTGGTTTCAGGGTACCGTTTCGGATGCGGATTTTGCTAAAAATAAAGTGAATGCTGATGAAATTAAGATCTATAAAGAAGCTGCTTCTAAAATAGATCAGGCAAAATTAGAAAAAGATCTTCAGGATTTATTTTCGCATATTAAATACTATTTTCCGGATTTTAAAAATCCCAAAGTATTTTTGTTTTCATCAAGCTTACAGATGATTCAGAATCCTATTCTGTATGATGAGAAAACCAATTTTCTGTTTATTGATATTTCCGGATTTATGGGGTATAAAAATCCTAATTATAAAGGCTTGGAAGAGTATTTTCAAAAATCAATGAACCCCAACAATATTATTCCAAAAGTTTCTAAGGTTTTTATTGAGAAAATTGTTCCTTTCTCTCCGGATCATCAGAAATTTGTAGATTTATTGGTTTATAACGGGAAAATGATGATTCTTCAGGATGCTTTTCTTCCCGATTTGCCGAATTACCTTAAAATGGATTACGATCAAAAGCAATACAATTGGGCTGTAACCAATGAAGCTAATATTTACAATTATTTTGTAGAGAATAATCTAATTTTTGGTGACGATCATCGTTTGGTAGACCGTTTCATCAATCCGGGACCTTTTTCGAAATTTTATACAGAAATAGATAATGAATCTTCTCCAATGGTGGGAGTGTACACCGGTTGGCAAATATGTAAAGAATTCCTAAAAAAAAATCCGGAGATAAAACTTACCGATTTTTTGAAAATGGATGCAACAGATATATTCAACAAAGCAGGCTACAAGCCGAAATTAGATAAATAA